A genomic segment from Comamonas terrigena NBRC 13299 encodes:
- a CDS encoding RnfH family protein: MAEHSPSEAVAPPPAELAVWVCHSPAPGEVQEHCLQLPAPATVADALQAAGLAWQEGQACGIWGRVCDAATLLHSGDRVELYRPLTVDPKVARRERFAQQGARRSGLFAKRRANSKAGY; encoded by the coding sequence ATGGCTGAGCATTCCCCATCTGAGGCGGTCGCGCCGCCCCCGGCGGAGCTGGCGGTGTGGGTATGCCATTCGCCCGCGCCGGGCGAAGTGCAGGAGCACTGCCTGCAACTGCCTGCGCCCGCCACCGTGGCCGACGCCCTGCAGGCGGCTGGCCTGGCTTGGCAGGAAGGGCAGGCTTGCGGCATCTGGGGGCGGGTGTGCGATGCCGCCACCCTGCTGCATTCCGGGGACCGGGTGGAGCTCTACCGCCCCTTGACAGTGGACCCCAAGGTGGCGCGCCGCGAACGCTTTGCCCAGCAGGGCGCACGCCGCTCCGGGCTGTTTGCCAAGCGCCGGGCGAACAGCAAGGCAGGCTACTGA
- a CDS encoding type II toxin-antitoxin system RatA family toxin: MKNVHKSVLIWYSPAEMYALVTDVARYPEFLPWCSHTQVLEQDATGMTAEVGMSLGGLKKSFITRNTHEAGHSVAMRLIKGPFSRLEGRWIFHPVGDGSQRACKVELQLDYGFDSAPLAALVGPVFDRIANSMVDAFIKRAEAVYG, from the coding sequence ATGAAAAACGTCCACAAATCCGTCCTGATCTGGTACAGCCCTGCTGAAATGTACGCCCTCGTTACCGATGTGGCGCGCTATCCGGAGTTTTTGCCATGGTGCTCCCACACCCAGGTGCTGGAGCAGGACGCCACGGGCATGACGGCCGAGGTGGGCATGTCCCTGGGCGGACTCAAGAAGTCCTTCATCACCCGCAACACACACGAAGCAGGCCACAGCGTGGCCATGCGGCTGATCAAAGGGCCGTTCTCGCGGCTGGAAGGGCGCTGGATCTTCCACCCCGTAGGTGATGGCAGCCAGCGCGCTTGCAAGGTCGAGCTGCAACTGGATTACGGTTTTGACTCCGCGCCGCTGGCGGCGCTGGTCGGGCCGGTGTTCGACCGCATCGCCAATTCCATGGTGGATGCCTTCATCAAGCGTGCCGAAGCCGTGTATGGCTGA
- the guaB gene encoding IMP dehydrogenase, producing MRLLGKALTFDDVLLVPAFSEVLPKDVSLSTQFTRNITLNLPLVSAAMDTVTEARLAIAIAQEGGIGVIHKNMTAEQQAAEVSKVKRHESGVVHDPVVITPNHTVLQVLQLSEERGISGFPVCDGGKVVGIVTSRDVRFETRYDVKVREIMTPREKLITVNEKDGTTPAQAKALLNKHKLERILVVNDAFELKGLITVKDINKQTTFPNAARDSAGRLRVAAAVGVGAGTEERVELLVKAGVDALVVDTAHGHSKGVIDRVRWVKQHYPQVDVIGGNIATGAAALALVEAGADGVKVGIGPGSICTTRIVAGVGVPQIMAIDNVAQALKGTGVPLIGDGGIRFSGDIAKALAAGASTIMMGGMFAGTEEAPGEVILYQGRSYKSYRGMGSIGAMQQGSADRYFQESSTGNPNADKLVPEGIEGRVPYKGSMVSIVYQMAGGVRASMGYCGCATIAEMNERAEFVEITAAGIRESHVHDVQITKEAPNYRAD from the coding sequence ATGCGCCTTCTCGGTAAAGCACTGACGTTCGACGACGTTCTGCTGGTTCCCGCATTCTCTGAAGTCCTGCCCAAGGACGTTTCCCTCTCCACCCAATTCACGCGCAACATCACGCTGAACCTGCCCCTGGTTTCGGCCGCGATGGACACTGTGACAGAAGCGCGTCTGGCGATTGCCATTGCCCAGGAAGGCGGCATTGGCGTGATCCACAAGAACATGACGGCCGAGCAGCAAGCCGCCGAAGTGTCCAAGGTCAAACGCCACGAATCCGGTGTGGTGCACGATCCCGTGGTGATCACCCCCAATCACACCGTGCTGCAAGTGCTGCAGCTGTCGGAAGAGCGCGGTATCTCCGGTTTCCCCGTGTGCGACGGCGGCAAGGTGGTCGGCATTGTGACCAGCCGCGATGTGCGTTTCGAAACGCGCTACGACGTCAAGGTCCGCGAGATCATGACGCCGCGTGAAAAGCTCATCACCGTCAATGAAAAAGACGGCACCACCCCGGCTCAGGCCAAGGCGCTGCTGAACAAGCACAAGCTCGAGCGTATCCTGGTGGTGAACGATGCCTTTGAGCTCAAGGGTCTGATCACGGTCAAGGACATCAACAAGCAGACCACCTTCCCCAATGCGGCGCGTGACTCCGCCGGCCGCCTGCGTGTGGCCGCTGCCGTGGGCGTGGGTGCTGGCACCGAAGAGCGCGTGGAACTGCTGGTCAAGGCCGGTGTGGATGCGCTGGTGGTAGACACGGCACACGGCCACTCCAAGGGCGTGATTGACCGCGTGCGCTGGGTCAAGCAGCACTACCCTCAGGTGGACGTGATCGGCGGCAATATTGCCACCGGCGCGGCTGCGCTGGCACTGGTGGAAGCCGGTGCCGATGGCGTGAAGGTTGGTATCGGCCCAGGCTCCATCTGCACCACCCGTATCGTGGCAGGTGTGGGTGTGCCCCAGATCATGGCCATCGACAACGTGGCCCAGGCCCTGAAGGGCACGGGCGTGCCGCTGATCGGTGACGGTGGTATCCGTTTCTCGGGTGACATCGCCAAGGCGCTGGCTGCTGGTGCCTCCACCATCATGATGGGCGGCATGTTCGCCGGTACCGAAGAGGCTCCAGGCGAAGTGATCCTGTACCAGGGCCGCTCGTACAAGAGCTACCGTGGCATGGGCTCGATCGGTGCCATGCAGCAAGGCTCGGCCGACCGCTACTTCCAGGAATCCTCCACCGGCAACCCCAATGCCGACAAGCTGGTACCCGAGGGCATCGAAGGCCGCGTGCCCTACAAGGGCTCCATGGTTTCCATCGTCTACCAGATGGCCGGCGGCGTGCGCGCCTCCATGGGCTACTGCGGTTGCGCCACGATTGCCGAGATGAACGAACGCGCCGAGTTTGTGGAAATCACGGCGGCCGGCATCCGTGAATCCCATGTGCACGATGTGCAGATCACCAAGGAAGCGCCGAACTACCGCGCGGACTGA
- a CDS encoding type II toxin-antitoxin system Phd/YefM family antitoxin gives MQSVGIYEAKTRFSALIELVEQGEEVRITRHGKEVVRMLPVRRKPVITDEQIARELEQIQALQRSIRPATAADEAAPLRQTGRSVA, from the coding sequence ATGCAATCCGTCGGCATCTACGAAGCCAAGACCCGTTTCTCTGCCTTGATCGAACTGGTCGAGCAGGGCGAGGAAGTGCGCATCACGCGCCACGGCAAGGAAGTGGTGCGCATGCTGCCGGTGCGCCGCAAGCCGGTGATCACCGATGAGCAGATCGCCCGCGAGCTGGAGCAGATCCAGGCGCTGCAGCGCTCCATCCGCCCAGCCACGGCGGCGGATGAAGCTGCCCCTCTGCGCCAGACCGGACGGAGCGTGGCATGA
- a CDS encoding type II toxin-antitoxin system VapC family toxin has translation MSAFILDASVTAAWLLPEHASRHTERLYTRIRRDEVDPQAPNLWQWECGNLIASGVNNGRIPHGSVEGLWGVLEAIRHRVELHELAPAQHKAVLDVALDTGLPTYDAAYLWLAQSLRLPLATLDAAQMAAARKSGVTLLAPEDF, from the coding sequence ATGAGTGCTTTCATTCTGGATGCCTCCGTTACCGCCGCCTGGCTGCTGCCCGAGCATGCCAGCCGCCACACCGAGCGCCTGTACACCCGCATCCGCCGCGATGAGGTCGATCCGCAAGCCCCCAACCTCTGGCAGTGGGAATGCGGCAATCTGATCGCCTCGGGTGTGAATAATGGCCGCATTCCGCATGGGTCTGTCGAAGGCCTATGGGGCGTGCTGGAAGCCATACGCCACCGGGTGGAGCTGCACGAGTTGGCGCCCGCCCAGCACAAAGCCGTGCTGGATGTGGCGCTGGACACGGGCTTGCCCACCTACGATGCCGCCTATCTGTGGCTGGCGCAGTCGCTGCGCCTGCCACTTGCCACATTAGATGCCGCCCAGATGGCTGCCGCCCGCAAAAGCGGCGTCACGCTGCTGGCGCCCGAAGATTTCTAG
- the guaA gene encoding glutamine-hydrolyzing GMP synthase, protein MQHDKILILDFGSQVTQLIARRVREAHVYCEVHPCDVSSDWVREFAADGKLKGIILSGSHASVYEVDDRAPDAVFELGLPVLGICYGMQTMATQLGGKVEGSNSREFGYAEVRAHGHTELLKGIEDFVTPEGHGMLKVWMSHGDKVTELPPGFKVMASTPSCPIAGMADEARRYYAVQFHPEVTHTVQGQALLNRFVLDICGTQADWIMGDYIEEAVAKIREQVGDEEVILGLSGGVDSSVAAALIHRAIGDQLTCVFVDHGLLRLNEGDMVMDMFEGKLHAKVVRVDASDLFLGELAGVSEPEQKRKIIGRLFVDVFKAEASKLKAANAGSKGATFLAQGTIYPDVIESGGAKSKKAVTIKSHHNVGGLPEQLGLKLLEPLRDLFKDEVRELGVALGLPRGMVYRHPFPGPGLGVRILGEVKKEYADLLRRADAIFIEELNNWIDEKTGKSWYDLTSQAFTVFLPVKSVGVMGDGRTYDYVVALRAVQTSDFMTADWAELPYGLLKKVSGRIINEVRGINRVTYDVSTKPPATIEWE, encoded by the coding sequence ATGCAACACGACAAGATCCTCATTCTGGACTTCGGCTCTCAGGTCACGCAGCTGATTGCTCGCCGCGTGCGCGAAGCCCATGTCTACTGCGAAGTCCACCCCTGCGATGTGAGCAGCGACTGGGTGCGCGAATTCGCCGCCGACGGCAAGCTCAAGGGCATCATCCTGTCCGGCAGCCATGCTTCCGTGTACGAAGTGGACGACCGCGCACCGGACGCCGTGTTCGAGCTGGGCCTGCCCGTGCTGGGCATTTGCTACGGCATGCAGACCATGGCCACCCAGCTGGGCGGCAAGGTCGAAGGCAGCAACAGCCGCGAATTCGGTTACGCCGAAGTGCGCGCCCATGGCCACACCGAACTGCTCAAGGGCATCGAAGACTTCGTCACGCCCGAAGGCCACGGCATGCTCAAGGTCTGGATGAGCCACGGCGACAAGGTCACCGAGCTGCCTCCCGGCTTCAAGGTCATGGCCTCGACCCCCAGCTGCCCCATCGCCGGCATGGCCGACGAAGCACGCCGTTACTACGCCGTGCAGTTCCACCCCGAAGTCACGCACACCGTGCAAGGCCAGGCGCTGCTCAATCGCTTTGTGCTGGACATCTGCGGCACGCAGGCTGACTGGATCATGGGCGACTACATCGAAGAAGCGGTGGCCAAGATCCGTGAACAGGTGGGTGACGAGGAAGTGATTCTGGGTCTGTCCGGCGGCGTGGATTCGTCGGTGGCTGCGGCGCTGATCCACCGCGCCATCGGCGACCAGCTGACCTGCGTGTTCGTGGACCACGGCCTGCTGCGCCTGAACGAAGGCGATATGGTCATGGACATGTTCGAAGGCAAGCTGCACGCCAAGGTGGTGCGTGTCGATGCTTCCGATCTGTTCCTGGGCGAGCTGGCCGGTGTGTCCGAGCCCGAGCAAAAGCGCAAGATCATCGGCCGCCTGTTCGTGGATGTGTTCAAGGCTGAAGCCTCCAAACTCAAGGCGGCCAACGCCGGCAGCAAGGGCGCAACCTTCCTGGCCCAGGGCACGATCTATCCCGATGTGATCGAGTCCGGCGGCGCCAAGAGCAAGAAGGCTGTCACCATCAAGAGCCACCACAATGTGGGCGGCCTGCCGGAACAGCTGGGTCTGAAGCTGCTGGAGCCGCTGCGCGACCTGTTCAAGGACGAAGTGCGCGAACTGGGTGTGGCCCTGGGCCTGCCGCGCGGCATGGTCTACCGCCATCCCTTCCCCGGCCCGGGTCTGGGTGTGCGCATCCTGGGCGAGGTGAAGAAGGAATACGCGGACCTGCTGCGCCGCGCCGATGCCATCTTCATCGAAGAGCTGAACAACTGGATCGACGAAAAGACCGGCAAGAGCTGGTACGACCTGACCAGCCAGGCTTTCACCGTCTTCCTGCCCGTGAAGAGCGTGGGCGTGATGGGCGACGGCCGCACCTACGACTACGTGGTGGCCCTGCGTGCGGTGCAGACCAGCGACTTCATGACGGCCGACTGGGCTGAACTGCCTTATGGCCTGCTGAAGAAGGTGTCCGGCCGCATCATCAATGAGGTGCGTGGCATCAACCGCGTGACCTATGACGTGAGCACCAAGCCGCCTGCAACTATCGAGTGGGAATAA